DNA from Fusarium musae strain F31 chromosome 7, whole genome shotgun sequence:
AGTGGCCTGGTACTGCATCGCAGCAGCCACAGCTATATCCTGGATATGGAACCCCGCCCATCGCTTCCAACCAACCTCGGATTTCATGGCGGCTATCTTGTATCCGTTCATCGCAATGATACACTTCGCTATACAGTTATGGAACTTCCCTTCCGATAAGACGCAGTATCTCAGGGCCAACCTTATGCATATCCTCATTGGAAATGGAGACGAGGGCCCTGTCTCTGCCAAATATGATTATCAGTACAAGAACCAAGTGCTTTTCGACAAGCCAGGTCCCGACATGTTCGAAGTTTTCCCACGTGTCGTCACTATCGATGCTGCTTTTCGAATCAACGATAATTGCTTTTGGCTCTGCTTGATTGCGCTTGGATTTCTCTTAATTGAGAGAAGGAAAGGCTGGACAGAACAACAGCTCAAGGGTTTCAACCGCGTTGAAAAATGCCTTGTTGCTGGCGTTGTACTGTCTTTAATGAACGGGATATTTCTACTCATTACTTGTGGCGATTCCCGAGCCTTTTGGATCCCTTTAGAGTCTACTCTCTTCAGATTCATGGCGGTAACCATGGGCATGTGCCCAGTTATGGTGGCATTCTTCATATATCTGCCACTAGAGACTGGAGATATTTCGTTCTCGGGGATACTGCCTGAAACAAAATCCATGAAACACTTTCCTGTGGAGCTCACTGTGAACCTGTTTCATCGGATCCGTAAAATTCGGCTGCTACATTTCGGGCTTGGTATCCTCTATCTTGTCTTCATTGGTATCTTGACTTGGGGCACAGTGAAAACCTTAAGAGTGGCATATCCCACTCAGCTGTTCATTCCAGCCGTCGGTATTTCGATTTTTGAGATGGAGCAAGTAGCGAGCTTGTTTGGGGGTATGGTCGTCTTGTTTTATAACATCCACTCAATTTACTACCCGCATTAGAGGTCGTTGATTTATATACCCATAGGACAATAAGCAATCATAAATCTCGTCTCCCGAATTCAATTTACTCCGATAATTGTTCCATGTCTTCTGCCGCTGTAGCACGCACCTTGAGCCCAAAATCGCGAAACAAGGCATAGCTCTCGGATCGCATCGGACTCAGAGGTTCTGTAAGTTGAAAGTCAAATGCGCGTAACAACTGTACCACCATAAGTCAGCAAGAATCACAAACAAGGGATAAACCCTGTGGGGAAGCAAACCTCAAAGTACACTTTTTGCAGCTCCATAAACGCCAATGGTTTTCCGGCACACATCCATCGGCCATGACCAAAGTTCATCTCAACGTTGCGGCGCATCTCAGCGAGATCGGAGGCTGAAAGGCCGATGAAACGCTCTGGTCGGAAAACATCGGCGTCTGGGCCAAAGAGGGCTTTTGAACCTAGAATAGCCGAGAagttgatggcgatggatgTGCCACCGGGGATGAAGTACCCGTTTATGGTGTCTCCTCCAGCTGGCACCTCTTTGGCTTGCTGTCCTGTTGTCACTGGGCGCATGCGAAGGCCTTCATAAATGACTGCCTGGTAACGGAGAGTCAAGTGTCAATCTTATTGTATGGGGTGAACTATACACGAATGGACTTACTTGTAGATAAGGCAACTCGCGTGCTTGAGCAGCAGTAATTGGATTGGACGCTCTTCCATCACGTATAGCATCTCGAATTTCTTCCTTGAGCTTACGGTAAACGCGGGGAGATGACATGAGGTAGAAGAGGGTCATCCGGATTGCGGATGCTGTGGTGTCTGAACCTGCGACAAACATGAAGAGTGTCTCAGATTGGGCGTTACCTTCTGATAGCCCGTGGACTTTGAAAGAGCTCTGATAAGAAGAGATATCAATCACCGTTCAAAAAATATGTCAGATAAGGAAGGTAGGATGCTCTGACGTACTAGCATATCTGTCTTTTCTGTTTGATCTTGACTGTAACGCTGGCGGACATTATCATTCGTAACCCTAAGCGCGATAGGTTAgtctaaagactttaatttcCAGCGAAATACCCGACGATCGAACCGAGTGTGACTTACTTCATCAGTGGGCCAATTCCGTGATCATCAGTCTCGCGTGGCCCAAAGTACTTAAGGAATGTGGTTGAGTACATGATGGCTCGGATCCACGGAACATCACTCGTCAGCGCCATCAAAGGCATGTGCTCATCCAACCCTTCATAGAATCTATACGGATCCGAGTCAGAAGTGCAGCAACCAAACTCTGTGCCAAGCGCCACTTTGGAAATGACATCAAGGGTGAAGTACGACAAGACGTTGAGGAGTGGCAGTGTACGAAAGACACCAGCCGCAGGCTCTGAGAGATATCGGCGGCGAATCAAGGATATGAGGTTATTGACCTGCTGATCGACAGCGCCCTCGAGATTAGGCGTGTCACGACCACTATACGCGGGCGCAAGCCTTGCTTTCGCACGATCATGCTGTCGTGGATCTCTCACCGCAAACATAGTCTCGTGATACGGATTGAAACGCACGCCATCAACCCAAGAGGACTTGCCATAAGAGCTCTTTGTCGCCGACATGCgtttgacaagctcaacatctGAAGTGAGCAGAACCTCTGGCCCGATTCTGACGAGTGAGCCGTATTTCTCGTCGAGAGCGACGAATACGTGATGCTGTTTGCCACTGTAGGCAGTCCGGCCGATCCATATGTAGCTGAGTCCTGCGAACCAGGGGCCTGGGACGTGGCGGAGGCGATACCATGCGAGAAAGGTTGTGATGAACCACCATGATGATAGTAAGCAGAAGGCCGCTATGCCGATGCCACTGGAAGTTGAGAAATCTGATACATAAGAGAAGGCCATCGCTATCAATTGTGCTGTGCGTTCCTGTTGAATGGTGACTTGGGGCGTGGAGCTGAGAAAGGATGGAGGATTGAGCTGCATCACAATTGGGTTTCTGACATATTAATACACACAAATCAGGCTGTGAGTCTACAGTCTCTCTCTTGCAGATCAAACGCAGCTTGTATCAACAGTTCCGTTGCTTTGTATTTAGCCGGTTGGTAGTAAAGGCCAGCCATATCTACCTTTCCAGCCTCGCGCATATGCAGTTGCTTTGTCACGCTtatgcattgcattgcagaTTGGCATAAATACGACCGTATTCAACAGCCAAGAGCCAATGATTGACCTCTCGTTTATCATATACGTTCGCGAGCGTATCACTTGACTTTTTGTCCCTTCTGGGTCTGCAGGTAAGAAAGTCACATGCTTTGCATGCATATCTCAACGTCATACATCCCGGAGTAAAACCCGGAAAAGAACTTCCTGGTCGGAGTTCCTGAAGCTAATTCGACGTAGAAGGCCTCAAAATGGAATACTGCAGCTTGAGATGCAATATGCTGTACTTGAAGCATTGGAAGCGGATTTCTATAATCACTGCGCTCAGTTTGCTTCCTGTCTGGTTCCAAACTGGGATGTTGAGGTACTAGGATGTCTTTAAGAGGAAGACTCTCTATATATCCTGGTGAATATCAGTGACCAATGGTTGTATGCTGATGCAAAGGTTCGCATATTCTTGACCAAGTGTGGCAAATGATCATCCTGTTATTTGACTCTCAAGATAACGTTATCCGTAGGCAGTAAATATTCAACTGGCAAATCAACCCCACCAATCAAAGCCCCTAGCATCGTGTGTCGGATGTTCTCTGCGTACCTTGCTGTATATTGCCTCATTTCGACAGATATGCGCATATTGGTAGATGCTAAGGGCACTCTCGATCGAGGACCAGAGAGTCGGCCCGGGCTATCATGGCATGAGGTAAACATTCTAGAAATGCTCGGCTGAGTTTTACGGACTACTGAGGTAGTACTTTCGACGAATTGTTCCTCTCCAAAAAGTGATTCAAGTTCCGAGGCGGACATCTCCATCTGAAGTGCTACGCTCGTTGTGAGTCCCGCAGGTTGCGTACAAACCGCGGTCGTCTCTGCCATTACTACCCATGCATTGAGAGAACGCTGTGGCCTTGTGGTTCGGAGGTTTTGTCATGCAGGACTTACTACACGAGCCCTAATTTAACATCACGCACGGTGAGCCCAGGCTTGGCCCATACAAACCCGTGAGCCAAAATAGCTGAAACATCGCCGTGGGTCCGGGAACTTTTCGCTAGAGGTTACTACTTTAACAATATCAAACTTCAAAGTGCTAGTTGGAAGGATTTAAAGTTGATGTGATAAAGCGACCTAGTAAAGACTGCCTTGAGTACAGAAGGTTAGAATGATAGGTTGGGTAGGGCTGATAAAATTAAGCTTGACCTCTACAGACAGAACTTCGTCTTGACAGCCTGCACTTTTAACACTCTCCATAAATTGTCACTGAGAAGGTGGATCCTCGATGCTGATCGTCGGGGGATTTCTAAAGATAGTAAGCCCTGAATGGAGTCTAATGGACAGCAACTCGGAACTAAACGAAGTGCCATAGCGTATCCCTCGTATTCACTACGACTAGCAAGGGAGTTTGCCGATCAGCACGGAGGAGCCTACAAAGGCAGGATACagatatataactattacaATCCAAATGTCGATATGTTAATTACCTCTTGTAAGCCACTGAACTTTTCGAATCTTCGGAGTTTTAAACCTATCCTGTCGTTCATTCAGTTGCCTCTCGCCAAAATGCGCTTTTTCTCTCTTACCTTTCCCGCTGTTTGCGCGGCTGCAGCAGTCTCCAAGTGCGAAAACCCTACCAAGCGTATTGAATGGCGCGAGCTTGATGATGCAGCCCGCCAACAGTACACCGACGCCGTTCTGTGCCTCTCAACCAAGCCATCCCGTCTCGGGTTGAACACCACTCTTTACGACGACTTTCCCTACGTTCACGCTCATTTGGACAAGCAGAGTAAGTAAAAGTCCCCCGCTCGCGATTGCAAAACAATGTGCTGACAGTATATGGCGTCCAGTCCACGCCGTTGCTTCGTTTCTCCCCTGGCACCGATACTTTGTGCATGTCTATGAGGGTGCCCTCAAGGAATGTGGCTATGAAGGAGCTATGCCGTGGGTTTCTCCTCCCAACAGAATGGCCGCGATGAACTTCCTAACATGAATGTCTAGGTACTGGGACTGGTCCCTCGACGCCGACGACACGCCCAAGTCCACCATCTGGGATCCCAAGACTGGCTTCGGCGGCAACGGCAGCCCCAACAAGACCGAGTCTATCTACGATGGGCGTGCTGTTAGAAAGTGTCTCGACGACGGACCTTTCAAGGACCTCTTTCCTGCCTACCTGACCACTGAGTACGATCCCCATTGTCTGGCGCGAGATTGGAACGATGGAAGTGAAAATGTTGGGAATATGTTGTCGGAGAACTATAACAAAGAGGCAGTTGCAAAAGTTCAGGCGGTCAAGGACTATGATCACTATCGTcagaagttggaggctggTCCTCACGGTGCTATCCATAGTGCGATTGGTGGTGATATGATTCCCAACACGTCCCCCAACGGTACGTCCCGTCTCCATACTCTCGTTCAGAAAGATCATGGCTAACATATCAGAtcccatcttctttcttcatcacaccCAGATCGATCGACTCTGGTATCTCTGGCAGCAGGAGAGCCCCAAGGCTCGCAGCATGGAGTTCGCTGGCTACAAGACTCAGGATCAGTTCGACGGAACCAAGCCTCCTCCTGCTTCCCTCGAGGATACACTCCTCATGAATGGCTTGGCGGATGACTTGAAGGTCAAGGATTTGATGATCACTCAGAGCTCACTTCTCtgctattactactagtaGCAGAATTGGAAGCTCGGCGTGAAGGGCTCGTCAGATTCCTGCCTGGACTTGCTATATTAGTTTCGACCCACGCGATGAGCTTCAGATCTTACCTGGGGATTGATGGAGTTGTATTTGCACTGAAAGTTATCTGTTGTCTCGCAGTGTTGTCAATTATCGGAAATTGTATGCTCCATGCATCATGAGTAAGTTAGGTTCtgtctgccggaataagctctcagccacaagccaagcctcaactgcaaataacacgaGTAAGAGAAGTGTGCAGACGTCGCAAATTACCAGTGTCAGTAGAAGGTATTCGCT
Protein-coding regions in this window:
- a CDS encoding hypothetical protein (EggNog:ENOG41); its protein translation is MAFSYVSDFSTSSGIGIAAFCLLSSWWFITTFLAWYRLRHVPGPWFAGLSYIWIGRTAYSGKQHHVFVALDEKYGSLVRIGPEVLLTSDVELVKRMSATKSSYGKSSWVDGVRFNPYHETMFAVRDPRQHDRAKARLAPAYSGRDTPNLEGAVDQQVNNLISLIRRRYLSEPAAGVFRTLPLLNVLSYFTLDVISKVALGTEFGCCTSDSDPYRFYEGLDEHMPLMALTSDVPWIRAIMYSTTFLKYFGPRETDDHGIGPLMKVTNDNVRQRYSQDQTEKTDMLSSFKVHGLSEGNAQSETLFMFVAGSDTTASAIRMTLFYLMSSPRVYRKLKEEIRDAIRDGRASNPITAAQARELPYLQAVIYEGLRMRPVTTGQQAKEVPAGGDTINGYFIPGGTSIAINFSAILGSKALFGPDADVFRPERFIGLSASDLAEMRRNVEMNFGHGRWMCAGKPLAFMELQKVYFELLRAFDFQLTEPLSPMRSESYALFRDFGLKVRATAAEDMEQLSE
- a CDS encoding hypothetical protein (EggNog:ENOG41), producing the protein MRFFSLTFPAVCAAAAVSKCENPTKRIEWRELDDAARQQYTDAVLCLSTKPSRLGLNTTLYDDFPYVHAHLDKQIHAVASFLPWHRYFVHVYEGALKECGYEGAMPYWDWSLDADDTPKSTIWDPKTGFGGNGSPNKTESIYDGRAVRKCLDDGPFKDLFPAYLTTEYDPHCLARDWNDGSENVGNMLSENYNKEAVAKVQAVKDYDHYRQKLEAGPHGAIHSAIGGDMIPNTSPNDPIFFLHHTQIDRLWYLWQQESPKARSMEFAGYKTQDQFDGTKPPPASLEDTLLMNGLADDLKVKDLMITQSSLLCYYY